The Helianthus annuus cultivar XRQ/B chromosome 16, HanXRQr2.0-SUNRISE, whole genome shotgun sequence genome includes a window with the following:
- the LOC110918065 gene encoding cytochrome b561 and DOMON domain-containing protein At5g47530, with protein MGLDVKMVSVCCTMVLTTMFLSTYAQICSNYAFANNAVFSSCNDLPVLNSFLHYTYNPSSQTLAIAYRHTNFDSSKWVAWGINPTSQGMAGTQALVAFQQSDGSMKVYTSPITGYATQLAEGDLSFPVSDLSSTFSNNEIVIFATLGLQNGTGATMNQVWQEGQLSGNAPTAHATSGDNIRSMGTVNVLSGQSGSAGGASGTSSKTTKRNIHGVLNAISWGIMMPLGAIIARYLRVFPSADPAWFYLHVTCQTSAYVIGVSGWATGIRLGSQSPGIQFTAHRVIGIILFCVATLQVIALLVRPKKEHKHRIFWNIYHHSLGYSIIILGIINIFKGFDILNPEKKWERAYTGIIIILAIVAAILEAYTWLVVLKRKKAANAEKMTNGNGYANNGHYPYSGMTGRV; from the exons ATGGGGTTAGACGTAAAAATGGTGTCTGTGTGTTGTACTATGGTGCTAACAACCATGTTTCTATCAACCTATGCTCAAATATGTTCCAATTACGCGTTTGCAAACAACGCGGTGTTTAGTTCTTGCAATGATCTCCCGGTTTTAAACTCGTTTCTACACTACACATACAACCCGTCTTCACAAACACTCGCAATTGCCTACCGTCACACAAACTTCGATTCTTCCAAGTGGGTTGCATGGGGGATTAATCCAACTTCTCAAGGGATGGCTGGAACACAAGCACTGGTTGCGTTCCAGCAATCCGATGGGAGTATGAAGGTGTACACGTCACCAATCACGGGTTATGCCACACAGTTGGCGGAAGGGGATCTTAGCTTCCCGGTTTCTGACTTGTCATCAACTTTTTCAAATAACGAGATTGTTATATTCGCGACTTTGGGTCTACAAAACGGGACGGGTGCTACCATGAATCAAGTTTGGCAAGAAGGTCAACTATCCGGAAATGCGCCTACGGCACATGCTACATCGGGTGATAATATAAGGTCTATGGGGACTGTAAACGTTCTTTCAGGACAATCCGGGAGTGCAGGAGGGGCATCCGGAACCAGTTCTAAAACCACGAAACGAAAT ATTCATGGTGTGCTAAATGCAATTAGTTGGGGTATCATGATGCCACTTGGAGCTATAATTGCAAGATATTTAAGGGTCTTCCCGTCTGCTGACCCGGCTTGGTTTTACCTTCATGTTACCTGCCAAACGTCTGCTTACGTCATCGGTGTTTCCGGATGGGCCACCGGAATCCGGCTCGGCAGCCAGTCTCCGGGTATCCAGTTCACGGCTCACAGAGTCATCGGCATCATACTATTCTGTGTAGCCACCCTCCAG GTGATTGCATTGCTTGTAAGACCGAAGAAGGAACACAAACACAGGATATTCTGGAACATCTACCACCACTCACTCGGTTACAGCATCATCATTCTAGGCATAATCAACATATTTAAGGGCTTTGACATCTTAAACCCTGAGAAGAAATGGGAAAGAGCTTATACCGGAATAATTATTATTCTAGCTATTGTTGCGGCAATTCTGGAAGCTTATACATGGCTTGTAGTTTTAAAGCGGAAGAAAGCGGCGAATGCTGAGAAGATGACTAATGGCAATGGATACGCGAATAACGGGCACTATCCGTACAGTGGAATGACCGGGAGGGTTTAA
- the LOC110918067 gene encoding inositol-phosphate phosphatase produces the protein MDSLNEFLTVAVEVAKKAGEVIREGFYKTKNVEHKGTVDLVTETDKACEDLIFNHLKQHFPGHKFIGEETTAAHGVSQLTDDPTWIVDPLDGTTNFVHGFPFVCVSIGLTIKKVPVVGVVYNPIMNELFTAVDGKGAFLNGNPIKVSSHSELVTCLLTTEAGTKRDKATLDATTNRINSLLYKVRSIRMEGSCALGLCGVACGRIDLFYELGFGGPWDVAAGVVIVKEAGGVIFDPSGSDFDITAQRIAASNPLVKEAFVEALQQSA, from the exons ATGG ATTCGCTCAACGAGTTTCTCACAGTCGCAGTTGAGGTTGCTAAGAAAGCTGGAGAG GTTATTCGAGAAGGATTTTACAAGACTAAGAATGTGGAGCATAAAGGAACG GTGGATTTGGTTACAGAAACCGACAAAGCTTGTGAAGATCTTATATTCAATCATCTAAAACAGCATTTCCCGGGACACAAG TTCATTGGAGAAGAAACCACAGCGGCACATGGTGTAAGTCAGCTGACAGATGACCCAACTTGGATCGTTGATCCACTTGACGGAACAACCAACTTTGTGCATGG GTTCCCCTTTGTGTGTGTTTCTATTGGTCTTACCATTAAAAAGGTCCCAGTAGTTGGGGTCGTTTACAATCCGATCATGAACGAG CTTTTCACCGCCGTTGATGGAAAAGGTGCTTTCCTTAATGGAAATCCTATCAAAG TATCTTCTCATTCTGAACTGGTGACATGCCTCCTTACCACAGAG GCTGGAACCAAGCGTGACAAGGCCACTCTGGATGCCACTACAAATAGAATCAATAGTCTACTCTACAAG GTAAGATCAATCCGGATGGAGGGCTCTTGTGCGTTGGGTCTCTGTGGGGTCGCATGTGGAAGGATTGACTTATTTTATGAGCTCGGATTCGGTGGTCCTTG GGATGTTGCAGCAGGGGTCGTGATTGTTAAAGAAGCTGGTGGAGTCATTTTTGATCC ATCGGGCAGTGACTTTGATATTACGGCTCAGCGGATAGCCGCTTCAAACCCACTTGTCAAAGAGGCGTTTGTTGAGGCGTTACAACAGTCAGCGTAG